The following are encoded together in the Azospirillum lipoferum 4B genome:
- a CDS encoding superoxide dismutase family protein, protein MTRAHPPRIATTQALLIAGLSLFAAPALAQQSAPAPAPAAQAAVADAQGKPLGTVTFTRFPHGILVHGQLEGLPPGWHGIHIHENGACTPDFKAAGGHFGAQGSKHGLESEKMHYGELPNIWANEAGKAGFEAITHMVTLTDGPDGLFKQGGTSIIVHAQPDDYLSQPAGNSGDRIACGIIKKP, encoded by the coding sequence ATGACCCGTGCCCACCCGCCCCGGATCGCGACGACGCAGGCCCTGCTGATCGCCGGCCTGTCGCTGTTCGCCGCCCCGGCCCTGGCCCAGCAGTCGGCCCCGGCTCCCGCTCCCGCCGCCCAGGCCGCCGTCGCCGATGCACAGGGCAAGCCGCTGGGGACCGTCACCTTCACCCGCTTCCCGCACGGCATCCTGGTCCACGGCCAGCTCGAAGGGCTGCCGCCGGGCTGGCATGGCATCCACATCCACGAGAACGGCGCCTGCACGCCCGACTTCAAGGCGGCCGGCGGCCATTTCGGCGCCCAGGGCTCCAAGCACGGGCTCGAGTCCGAAAAGATGCATTACGGCGAGCTGCCCAACATCTGGGCCAACGAGGCCGGCAAGGCCGGGTTCGAGGCGATCACCCACATGGTCACCCTGACCGACGGGCCGGACGGCCTGTTCAAGCAGGGCGGCACCTCCATCATCGTCCATGCCCAGCCCGACGACTATCTCAGCCAGCCCGCCGGCAACTCCGGCGACCGCATCGCCTGCGGCATCATCAAGAAGCCGTAA